aggccctaGCACCCAATGACCATGCGTGGGATAAGTAGTTACATAACATAGATAGTGATTAGAGTGAAATAAATGATCTATCATTGATGCTTGTTCTTGTCTGATAGGTACAAAGGCGCTTCAGGAAGCTCTGCTGTGTGTTCCTTCACTATGGATCAGGTGGAAAAGGCATTTAATGGTCGATACCGTGAAGTCAATCGAGAGACTCAACAGTGGTACACATACAACCATCCGGTCCCAGAGCCTCGTCCTGGAGTGGTGAGCATTAGCATGCTGCCCTCACCTTGAGAACCCACAAAAATGACACGAAATGAATTTTACACATCCATGTCTGCTCATCATTATCGTCTTCAACCTTGACAGATGACCCAAATACTCCTCATGTTCCGTCCTAATATAAATATAGAGCTCATAAAACTATTACTGTAGTGTTGTGGCAGACATATTACAGATGACTCACAGCAAAATTTGGGCAGAAGAGCTGAGTTGCTGCACAGCTGCATTTGGTGTCATTTTCTAGTCTGTAACTgcctcaaaataattttttcacaGTGTGTCACAAATGCTGCCAGGGAGCAAGGTATCTCCTCTTCACTGCACATGCCGGACAAGGTTCTGAATTTCATCAAAGACCACTTCCTGATGGACAATGTGATCCGCAGCCAGCCTCTCCTGCTCAAACGTAATGTTCGCTACACACAGATAGCTGTCCATCGAGTACAGGCAGCAAGAAAGGATTACAATGTACTCTTCATTGGCACATGTACGTAACTGCACTCCTGTCATCACACAGAAACAATCATCAACTCGTCTGTAGTATGTTGTTTTACCGATTGAGCTAATGTTTGTTGTCCTGTGTCTTGAAATAGATGATGGGAGACTTCACAAAGCCATTAATATCAACAACAAGATGCACATTATTGAGGAGATGGTGCTTTTCCGTGGGTCTCAACCAGTGCAGCACATTGAGCTGGACACTGAAAAGGTGGGTCAGTATGCTGAGAGAAAACAAGCCTAGTATGTTTCACACATAGTGTGAACTAATGAGATGCTTTTTAAACACAGTTATTGGCAGGTTAGTGATTGCCCGAGTCGTCTCAAGCCTGTGCCTAAAGCATGTTCATAATCAATAAGCTAATTACATAAAACAGTTTCAAGGGATAAGCAGCTAAAATTGTGTCACATTCTGAGGACTGGCTCATCTTTCAGGCAAATGAATTCTGAAATTAcgtgggtgtttttttttagaacaaggTCAACCAAGCTAGAGTCTGGATGAAATTAACCTAGTAACTGTATTTGGGGCACTTCCTTTCTGTCCCTGCTTCGGTGTCTCTCTTCCACAGGGTCGACTCTACGTTTCTTCTTTCTCTGAACTGGTGGAGGTCCCAGTAGCAAACTGTACTAATTATCAGAGCTGTGGGGAGTGCATCCTCTCCAGGGATCCGTACTGCGCCTGGAACGGGAGACAGTGTGTGGATGTGAGACAGACTCCACCGAGCAAGTAAGCACTCTCCTGCACAATGATTTATGAACAGCTTAGCAGCTAAATCTTTCAGATACATTCAATAGAGGATATGATGGGCAGTTATTCCTCCAGATTTGTTTAACTAAAATAGTGACATGGACACCAGCAGTTATTCTGGTTGTAAACTTGGAGAGATGGCCTCTGAGGTTGACAGTAGGGATGTGCCACCGCATTAGGACAACTGTATGAAGTGAGAATCTCTGTGTTACCGGTAACAAGCTTCTTGACAAATGTGATAGATATGAGGATATGCTGGTCACATACATTATGTTGATTACTCAACAAACAGCAGGTCCTCGATTAACTGTCTGGATTGCAGGTGTTGGCACAATTTACAgcaatctgtttgtttttcttaagcTTTCTGCAGTCTATAAAAATATGGCTCAGAATTCTTCTTAATTTAATCTATTCTTTTTGTGTCACCAGTCACATAATAGCTCTTGtagatgtgttttttgtgtttatgtcacATAGTAACACTGCCACTCAGTGGATGTAATGTCAGCGTTGTATGTATTCCCTCtgtaataaacaaatacatttcaaaatgtcactTTCTGATTGAATTTATGTGTTTCAGCACCTGGCAGCAGGATATAGATGAAGCAGACACGACAGCTATATGCAACAAAACAGTGTCAAGCCCGCGGTTTGCTAGACCTCAGCCAACACGTACGTTTACTCTTCTGCACCGCCATAGATTTACATAGCAGCAATGTCTTTTTATTTGAGTCTGGATTGCAAATATGCTAATTGTGTCAAAACACTGTGCTCTGAATTCTGCAACTGCTTATTTCatgtaataaattatttgatttatgTCTCTGCTTTCCTTTACACAGGAATGGCTTCATGTCAGGTGATCATTATCCCTgccaacacatttaaaatactgCCTTGCAAGCTGCGCTCCAATTTGGCAGAAAGAAGGTGGGAGTTCAGAGAGAACACAGGTCACTTCCATTACCCCAGCCCAGAGGGGGGGCTAGTAGTGGTAGCTCACGCTGACAGGCAGGAAACTTATGAGTGCTGGTCGGTGGAGGAAGGCTTCAGACAGCTGCTGGCAAACTACTGTGTGAGGGGCGAAGCCAGGCTGGAGAGCACCACCCCGACAGGACGTTCACATACACCACACATCTCCCAGGAGGAATTCGTCATCCTGCCAGGAGAAGCCCGCTCACCGCAGATCAACACTAAGTCCTACTGGAACGAGCTGATAGTGGTGTGTGCCCTCCTGGCATTTTCCCTCGTGGTATTCTCTCTATTTGTTGTCTACAGGAATCGTAGCCACATGAAATCCATGCTGAAGGAGGGAGAGTGCCCTAGCATGCAACAGAAGAAACCCAGAATAGTTGTAAAACCAGCTGAGAACTTGCCGCTAAATGGCAACACAGTCACAGCATCTGTGTCAGATCACAAGGGCTACCAGACCCTTAATGACAACTACATCTGCAGCACTCCACCCCACGAGTGCTCATCACCTGACAACAGCAAGAGCTTCTCCGAGGCAGAGAAGAAGCTTCTGAACCTGAGAGAGAGTCACGTAGAGATTTCTCCCACATGTCCACGGCCACGAGTCAGACTGGGTTCTGTAATTAAAGACTCTATAGTGTGAGGCTGGCGTCACAAAATACAGAGAGACTCATTTTAAACTAAAAAGAACGAGCGCACTTGAGATGAGCATAACCCTGAGAGGGAACATCAGACTCGTCACGGAGGCATTTCATTTCACAGATTTTTgcacttttgttgtttttgtttctcatcTCTGTGGTCCatgtgcatttcattttttcttcttacttCCCATTTATTTGAGCGCATTCAAAGCACACCGAAGGATTCCATTTTGCCTTCAAACTTTGGAGTCTTCGCGTGCGACTCACAGGAATGTAACAAGTGTAGAGGTGGTGTCACAACGGCAGTTTGGTGACTGAATCTCATCGCATTGCCGCACAGTCCGTCCATAAAATCTATTGGTGATGCCTTGAAAGAGGGCGATACGCAAGGTCTCACTCTGGTTGACACAATgctctgcattttatttttactctgtCATCTGGTAAAGAGACTCCCTTTGACTGAGGCTACGTTCTGTTCTGCAGCCAAGTAAACATACTGGGAAGGACTAACGATCCAGAGACAGCAAGAATGACTAAGAGACTTGCTCGAAGTGACAGAGGAGGACTTCAGAGAgttgtgataaaaaaaactttgaagtaaaaaaaaaaaaaagcaaggaatCACCTCAGTGATGTGATGCCGAACTCATACCACCTCAAACactacacaccaaaaaaaattacGTCATCATAAATGAAGGCAtataatatgtttttgtttatgtattGATATTGTTAGTCCGTAAAAAAAGGCTGACATTAGTCAGGGGTATCTGTCACCAAATGTAATAAAGGGAAAAATTTCATTCCAGGTGTTATCATGCTGTTCTTCATGAGATAGGCAGCCTATGCAAAGCAAATAATGTGAAGTGGGGTAAACACCAAGAAAACCTCACCTCGAGACTGAGTAAGCACAAAGGTGTTGGCGCTGTTAAATACTTTATGATCAGTggcactgcaaacacacacccccAGCACACTCACTCACATTACACTGACATATTACACTCCACGTATGCAAGTGATTTTTGCcgttttggtttattttgagaAGAACAATGGTCTAATGTTTATATTACAGAAATACACTTTAAGTAATTAGTCGTTTAATGTTTTCAATATTTCTCACAAATctcagaaggagaaggagaattaAATGTCCCTATTTATGATTGGATTTTAAATAACACATTATGTTTGATATGCCCTCTGATTGGTTTTAAAGGCAACTACAAAGGCAATAATTCCTTTTTCATCAGCGTGAAAAACAGACATTGTGCTTTTTAATTATCTTGATCAGCCATCTTCTGATTCATAACTAACCCATTATAAACTACATGAACCACCACATTTAGGAGCAACTGGAGTATTTTGAAAGCATTTGTAATGACTGACAATGTTGAGTCTAACTTAGGTTTGACTCTAATGTTGAAATACGACCAGCAACTTAAAAActccaaggaaaaaaaaataaagaaaggccAACTGCTTAACTTGGATTGCATAGGATTTGCACATGTTGTTGAAAAGCCTTAGTATAATGCAGGTTgtggatttaaataaaatctgcCTTGGGTGAAATGGATAATGCCTTCTGAAACAATAATCAAGAGACGTGCCTCTTGGGATAATGAACTAACCAGGTAGTAGTGCTGTAGAGTTAAATGCttcactgtaggtgtgacagaccagactgaccagaaatgAGGTCAACGGTGTACAGCATGTGCTCACAaggtgttttttcttcattttactgtttgttACGGTGGCTTCAAATTCAGTCAGGGAcaaaaatttattattaaactGTAGCACATCAATAACCACTGGCCAATTTAAAACTATTGAACTATAAATAATAGTAACACATTACAGTACAGTTCTTGTAAAAGGCACTGCAACAACGACTTTGTGTGAACAATGTCTgttcatcaataatcaatcatgtAGAGCAAGAGCCTCGTGTGTtgactgttaaaaaaacaaatggcaGCTTCTGGTGGTGTGGCTGTCGTCAGAACAACATTAAATTTGTCAAGTGCAGAACAAATATAAAGTGGCAGTGATTTAGTCAAATAGGTGCAGTtactaaatgtgttttatttgaatacAAACCTAAACTAATAACGCCACAGTGAAAGTATTGTCGTCCGCTCTCCCTTAATAAACCACTGTAGTTTGGACTTGTATTTGTGACAGTACAAGTCGCTCAGACTGTTGTCAACATGTATTGCAAGTAAAAAGAGTTTTTATGtacaaattgttttttaaattcagctgccaatgtaaaaatattgtgaactgtattttttgtattataCATCActactgttttgtttctttcttttttgtattgtacataaaaagcactttattttaatttttcaaataaagatcaaatgaatattttttttttatcctaatGTATCCTCATTTtattacacaaaacacacccTGTCATTATGCTGTGTATTTATGTCGATGGATATTCGAGGGATCGCAAAACTTTATCTCTACGATACAGTTCAattaatccattcattcattaattttcttgtaGACCAAGGAGGAAGAACAAAAGGAGAGAGAGCAAACAACTACAGGGAAAAGGAGAAGTTAGTGACACGTTTTGATGGAATGTGAATAAACAGAAGGAGAGGtaggagctcagtgagtcatTGGAGGTTCCCCCAGCAGTCTCAGTTTATGACAGCATGGCTATGGGATCTGCTTTTGGACATTTTTGGAACCACAAGAGATCCAGTACTTTCAGACCACATAGTTCTAGTGGTGCAATAAAGGACAATGACCTCTTCAAGATATGGtggtttaaaagtaaaaaaggttttaaattcCATTTGTGCTTTAACAGGGAGCCAATGCAGAGATGTTAGCACAGGGAAAATATGATCTCTTAATCTAGTTAGAACACAAGCTGCTGCGTTCTAGATCAGCTGAAGCTGTTTAATAGACTTGTTGGTACAATTTGTCACTAATTAATCAGTAAAACAGTCCAGAAGTACCAAAGGCATGGAATACCTTTTCTGCGTCAGCCCCTCTTATTATCactggcacagaagaacccgcGGCCGtactacgtcacagaacaaaaccgactgaaatatccatcatttatgacaccacagctagagaaacgaaat
This region of Antennarius striatus isolate MH-2024 chromosome 4, ASM4005453v1, whole genome shotgun sequence genomic DNA includes:
- the sema4ba gene encoding sema domain, immunoglobulin domain (Ig), transmembrane domain (TM) and short cytoplasmic domain, (semaphorin) 4Ba, which produces MWTMRMAWLCLPAYTVLLVGYFHTAVTENDVTPRLTFSYNAKERMSQSFSVSGVVNFTTLHLSKEDNALYVGAREILFALSLTDISAVKLQRNLTWKTPEKKRDECSFKGKDLQTDCFNYIKILLRMNSTHLYVCGTYAFSPTCAYIKTADFSLIRSRTGEIVTEDGRSRCPFNPEYKSTAIIADGELYAGTVSNFQGNEPIIFKSLSQGTSLKTENSLNWLQDPSFVGSAYIQESLPKGNPVGDDDKIYFFFSEAGKEFDFFDNTIVSRIARVCKGDMGGERVLQKKWTTFLKAQLLCSLPDDGFPFNIIQDMFVLTPHPEDWKSTLFYGVFTSQWYKGASGSSAVCSFTMDQVEKAFNGRYREVNRETQQWYTYNHPVPEPRPGVCVTNAAREQGISSSLHMPDKVLNFIKDHFLMDNVIRSQPLLLKRNVRYTQIAVHRVQAARKDYNVLFIGTYDGRLHKAININNKMHIIEEMVLFRGSQPVQHIELDTEKGRLYVSSFSELVEVPVANCTNYQSCGECILSRDPYCAWNGRQCVDVRQTPPSNTWQQDIDEADTTAICNKTVSSPRFARPQPTRMASCQVIIIPANTFKILPCKLRSNLAERRWEFRENTGHFHYPSPEGGLVVVAHADRQETYECWSVEEGFRQLLANYCVRGEARLESTTPTGRSHTPHISQEEFVILPGEARSPQINTKSYWNELIVVCALLAFSLVVFSLFVVYRNRSHMKSMLKEGECPSMQQKKPRIVVKPAENLPLNGNTVTASVSDHKGYQTLNDNYICSTPPHECSSPDNSKSFSEAEKKLLNLRESHVEISPTCPRPRVRLGSVIKDSIV